GCTCGCCTGTCAAGTGAGCTAAGTACAGATCAGCAAAGGAAAGGCATTCATGCGAGGACTCATTGTGGATTATGTCGGCGTACTCGACATGGACGACGAGGACCAGCGTCGTTGGCGCGAACTGCTCGTTGCCGTGCGCGAGGCAGGAGTGGCCACATCCATCCTCTCTAACGATCCAGGTGGGGAAGGCGCTGACCACATCCGCGAATGGGAGTTCCGCGGAGACGTTGATGCGGTATTACTGTCCGGCGAGATCGGAGCGGAAAAGCCTGCCCGTGAAGCGTTCCAGGCGGCTGCTGACGCGATGGATGTTGAACTGGTTAACTGCGTGCTTATCGACGACAACATATTGAATATCCGTGGAGCCGTCGATAATGGCTTGATTGGCATCTACCACACTGCTTTCGACCGTACTGTTGTTGAAATTCAGTCTTTGTTCGACATTGAAGGTGAGTTCTAGAGTGCGCGTGTACATCCCCGCGGTGTTTAGCATGCTGGAGACTTTGGACTCCACTAGATCGATGCCGGTACGTAATGGTTGGGGTTTCGCAGCGACGCCTGAATTGACCGAGTTTTACAGCTCCGGCGACCAAGACGAGATCGAGATGATTGCGTTCGACGATGCGGCGCTCGCGTCCCTTCGTCTTCTCGCCATTGGCGACGAGTCGCGCTTCCCACACCGTCGCGTCGTCGTTTCTGTAGATGTCGAGGCAGAAGGAATGCCTGACATGGGTGATTCCGTCGTCAAACTGGCCGGTCCGATTTCCCTAGACGACGTGGCCGCAATCCACGTAGATGTACAGGAGGCCGAAGAAGCGACCAAAAAGGCCATTGAGAATGTGGACGCTGCTGACCTCGGCGATGAGGATGCTGAGCTTGCTGTTGGTGATGCGCAGGACAATTACATGGCGTTCTATGATCCCACAGAGTTGCCGTTTCTGATCGAGCTACTTTAGTTTTCCACAGGTTTTGCCCGATCGGACACTTCTATCCACAGTGTGCCAACGAGCAAAACCCTTCCGTGTCGCTTGTGCCATAGCGTCACCAGCATGAACGATTTTCAATCCAGAGGGGCTGCGGAAGCCCGAGCCATGCATCTCCTTTCCGAGGCGGCCGGCATGAGCGTGCACGAAATCGAATCTGCCGGCTTCTCCACGCCGACCGCGCGCCGAATGTGCAAGCTCTCGACCATTTACTTCGGGCCTACTCGGTTCAGAAAGCAACAGCGTCAAGCCCGCGAGGAAGCCATTCGCGCAGGGCATACCCTAGATACGCTGCAGTTGATAGAAAGTAACGTCGCAAAGCTTGCCGACGAGGCCTATGCATGGAAACTTCGCCGAGACCTTTGCCGTCTCGCTGCCAATTATCGAAAATTACGCACTGCTGCGCGAGAACGCGTGGAGCACTACAACGGCCCACGGGAAGAACAGCCAGCGCGCCCGCGGGCGTCGATGAGCAATCCACCAGGATCGTTGGAGCGCACGATTCACTGGACCGGGGCCGAGTCAAAGATCGCAGCAGTGTGGGACCAGGTGCGTGATCATGCGACCAAGAACAATATCAACGAGTCGGATGCGCTTTTCGAGCTGTTCAGCAACCGTGGTATCAGCCAGGCCGAGTACACACCTGCCGTCATCGTATCGATCGGCGATTTAGAAGCAATCTATGGCGGAGCTGGTGACGATGTAATACTCTCTGCCACCAACGGTGCCCGCATGACCGGGGCGGAGTTTTTGCAACAGAAGCTCACAGATCACGGCCTCGCGATGTTGGTTTCAAGAGTTCATGGGGCAGTGGATTTGTACACTACCCAGCGACTGGCTTCCTCGAAGCAACGAAAGATGTGTTCGCTAGAGAGCCCGACCTGTGGAGTTCCTGATTGCGGGCAAGGCGCCGACAGATGCCAAGTAAACCACAATGTGGCATGGTCACATGGCGGACCGACGAACCTCTCAAATCTTTCGATGAGCTGTCCGTTTCACAACGGCAGGCTTGACGACGACCGTCGCCAGCCGCGAAACGGCCACCTCGTAAAACATGGGGGCTTGACCTACCACGTGGGGCCTTTCAACGGCGGCTACACCTTAAACGATCACCCGACTGCGCGTGGCGGGGCGATGCGGGTCACTTGAGATCTTTGAGCTCCCACTCATTATTGGATCGAAGCGCTACCAACAATCCTCGCACTGCCATCGCGCGGCGGTACGTTGCGCTCTCGCCGTCGAGCTTGTCCCAAGCGCACTCGGGGTCTGCGGGTGGCCCAGCGTGCGTGCAGAGTCGGGGGCAGTCTTGTGTGGCCTCGGCGAGGTCTTCAAACACGGACACGATGTCGTCGGGTGCCACGTGTGCCAAACCGAACGACCGAATTCCGGGCGTATCGATTATCCAACCGCCCTGCGGGAGATGCAGTGCCACGGATTGCGTCGACGTATGGCGACCTTTGCCCACCCCTGACACGGCACCTGTTTCGCGATCCGCATCCGGTACGAGTCGGTTTACCAAGGTAGACTTACCGACCCCAGAGTGTCCAATCACCGCCGAAACGTGACCGTCGATGAGGTTGTGAAGGGCAGCGAGATCGTCGTCAATGCCTGTTGTAAGGACGTCCACATTTAGTTCGGCAAACTCTGCGGCGAACTCGGAGGGGTCGGCGAGGTCAGACTTGGTCAGACAAATGACGGGTTTCAGCCCGCCAACAAATGCGGCGATCAGCGCGCGTTCGACGAAACCGGTACGGGGCGGTGGATCTGCTACGGCGGAAACGATCAACAAGATTTCCGCATTAGCGACGACAATTCGTTCGTATGGGTCTGTATCGTCTGCTGTGCGTCGTAAAACACTGGTGCGGTCTTCGCGCCTCACCATGCGCGCCAAGGTGTCCTTGCGCCCAGTGGTGTCGCCTACGATGCCGACACGATCACCCACTTCAATCGATGTGCGGCCTAATTCGCGGGCACGCATGCATGTGACGAGCGTGTCGTCGTCAAGCACAACGCCCCAGCGGCCCCGGTCTTTGGTCACAACCATTCCGAAAACGGCATCTTTGTGCAGGGGGCGGTCTTTTGTGCGGGGGCGCGAGCCTTTACCTGCGCGGACCCGTACGTCGGACTCGTCGTAGTAACGCCTAGCCACGGACCATGTCCGCCCACATGTGTTCGAAGCCCGGCAGAGTCTTAGCGGTAGTGCCGATGTTTTCCACACTCACTCCTTCGACGGCGAGTCCGATGATGGCCCCAGCGGTAGCCATCCGGTGATCGTCGTAGGAGTTCCATTCGCCTCCGTGGAGTGGCGCTGGAGTAATGCGGAGGCCGTCGCCGAGTTCCTCGCAGGTGCCACCTAGCTTGTTGATTTCGGTGGTTAGTGCTGCAAGTCGGTTGGTTTCGTGTCCGCGCAGGTGGGCGATGCCTGTAAGCTCCGAAGGCGTCGATGCAAGCGCCGCTAGGGCAGCGACAGTTGGGGCCAGCTCGCCAATGTCACTCATATCGAGGGAGATGCCCTTCAGATCGCGACGCTGCGGACCTCGAACCTGAAGGGTATAGGTTGGTCCTTCGGAGTAGAGGTCGACTTCACAGCCCATCCGGTCGAGAATGTCTCGAATGACGTCACCCGGCTGGGTGGTTCGCAGGGGCCAGTGAGGAATGCGCACGACGCCCCCAGTAACGGCTGCGGCGGCGAGGAAGGGGGTGGCGTTGGAAAGATCGGGTTCGATCATCCAGGTGCAACCAAGAATCGGGCCCGGGTTGACTGTCCATTCAGTCTCTTGCGAAGTCACTTCAACGCCAGCGAGGCGCAGCATGTCTACAGTCATTTCGATATGAGGCATGGAAGGCAGCGATGCGCCCGTGTGCTTAACAGTGATGCCCTGCTCGAAGCGTGCACCGGCCAACAGGAGACCGGAGACAAACTGGGACGAACTGGACGCATCGATCTCGACGACGCCACCTAATGCAGAACCGGTGCCATGCACTGTGAACGGCAGCCCGTCTCCCGTGATTTCGACACCGAGTGCACGAAGGCCGTCGAGGATCTCGGTCATTGGGCGCTTGCGGGCATACGGATCGCCATCGAAGCGGACGTCTCCGCTGGCGAAAGCTGCGACCGCCGGGGTGAAGCGCATCACTGTGCCGGCTAGTCCGCAGTCGACGGAGCCTCCACGCAGGGGCCCGGGGGTGATGTGTACATCGTCGCCGATGAGCTCGACTCCGATACCCATCGATCGAAGAGCGGCTCCCATTAGGTGAGTGTCTCGAGAGACTAGTGGGTCTTTCAAAACAGAGGGCGATTCTGCAAGGGCTGCGAGGATGAAAGCGCGGTTCGTGATCGATTTAGATCCCGGTACAGTCACCTCACGAAAGATCGGCTGGTGAGCTACAGGCGCATTCCACAATTCTGACATGTGATCATCATAATGAATTACCTGCGCACTAGCGATGCAATGGAGGCTCGTGTTGCGATGGCAAGAGGTTGAACTCGTCGATGGTGGCGAGGGCCGCTTGGGCAGAGTCGTCGTCGAGAAGCTGCATGGCGAACCCGGTTTGGATCAACACCCAATCGCCCGGGCGAGCATCGGGAGTGTAGGCGAAGCAACATGGGCGACGCTCACCTTTGATATCGATTTCGCCCATCGGCATCGGGGAAGTGGTGTCGCCGGTTGAGATGACACGGGCGGGAACTCCGAGGCACATGCTATTTCTCCTTGATCGTTACGTTCATCATCCCACGTGGGGCGTTCGTGCATGGCAGGCAGGGGTCGGCAGCCCGGATGGGTTCCTCGACGGCACGGGCGTCCCCGCCGTGTGCGATTACGTGCGTGAGCATCTCGGCCAGCCAGGGTTCATTTTGCGCGGTGGGACTGAGGATGCGGGCGCGGGTGACGATGGATTCGCGCACTTCATACTCGTGGATCAGAAGTCCACGCGGGCCATCAACGACGCCCACCCCGGTGCCGTCTCGGAGCGGCAGATCGGGGGCCGTGACGGGTGTGGTCAATGCGGGATCGTCGAGAAGGGTTCGGAGTGCATAGAGGGAATCGTGCAGCGTGGCGATTTGCGCTTGGGCCGGGCTCATTTCGGGGTGACGGGAAGCTGGACCGACTCGGTAATCGTGCCATGTGCCATCGACGATAATCTGAGGGTGGGGGTTGATTTCGCCCGGTCGAGTTTCGCGGATGCGCTGAGGAATCTCAGAGATAGGAATAAGCTCCTCAGCCTGCAAGAAGTCACCAAGCGGATCCCACTTGTCGCCGTTGCTGACCCAGACGTCGAGCGGGGTAGTCGGTGGTTGCCATGGATCGCCCTGCAGCTTGTCGACGATCGTTTGGATCCGAGGCAGCTCGTCGACAAGCGTTGCCACTAGGTCAGGATCGGCTGCTGCGCGCACCCCGCCTGGCACGGCAACATCCGGGAAATGCCCTGGACAGCCAGCAGCAGAAAGTACCGCCTTACCGAACCGCTTGAGCTCGAGGGCGTGGGTCGGCGCCAAGCGCGGGCCCATCACGTCAAACACACTGCCGTGGTGGAGTAACGCGCGGACTGCGCGGGCGGTGTCGTCAACCGGTTGATCCACCAGGTGGTCCAGCGCGCGCATCCCCGCGAGAT
The Corynebacterium breve genome window above contains:
- a CDS encoding HAD family hydrolase; amino-acid sequence: MRGLIVDYVGVLDMDDEDQRRWRELLVAVREAGVATSILSNDPGGEGADHIREWEFRGDVDAVLLSGEIGAEKPAREAFQAAADAMDVELVNCVLIDDNILNIRGAVDNGLIGIYHTAFDRTVVEIQSLFDIEGEF
- a CDS encoding DUF6912 family protein, translated to MRVYIPAVFSMLETLDSTRSMPVRNGWGFAATPELTEFYSSGDQDEIEMIAFDDAALASLRLLAIGDESRFPHRRVVVSVDVEAEGMPDMGDSVVKLAGPISLDDVAAIHVDVQEAEEATKKAIENVDAADLGDEDAELAVGDAQDNYMAFYDPTELPFLIELL
- a CDS encoding HNH endonuclease signature motif containing protein; this encodes MNDFQSRGAAEARAMHLLSEAAGMSVHEIESAGFSTPTARRMCKLSTIYFGPTRFRKQQRQAREEAIRAGHTLDTLQLIESNVAKLADEAYAWKLRRDLCRLAANYRKLRTAARERVEHYNGPREEQPARPRASMSNPPGSLERTIHWTGAESKIAAVWDQVRDHATKNNINESDALFELFSNRGISQAEYTPAVIVSIGDLEAIYGGAGDDVILSATNGARMTGAEFLQQKLTDHGLAMLVSRVHGAVDLYTTQRLASSKQRKMCSLESPTCGVPDCGQGADRCQVNHNVAWSHGGPTNLSNLSMSCPFHNGRLDDDRRQPRNGHLVKHGGLTYHVGPFNGGYTLNDHPTARGGAMRVT
- the rsgA gene encoding ribosome small subunit-dependent GTPase A, producing MARRYYDESDVRVRAGKGSRPRTKDRPLHKDAVFGMVVTKDRGRWGVVLDDDTLVTCMRARELGRTSIEVGDRVGIVGDTTGRKDTLARMVRREDRTSVLRRTADDTDPYERIVVANAEILLIVSAVADPPPRTGFVERALIAAFVGGLKPVICLTKSDLADPSEFAAEFAELNVDVLTTGIDDDLAALHNLIDGHVSAVIGHSGVGKSTLVNRLVPDADRETGAVSGVGKGRHTSTQSVALHLPQGGWIIDTPGIRSFGLAHVAPDDIVSVFEDLAEATQDCPRLCTHAGPPADPECAWDKLDGESATYRRAMAVRGLLVALRSNNEWELKDLK
- the aroA gene encoding 3-phosphoshikimate 1-carboxyvinyltransferase; this translates as MSELWNAPVAHQPIFREVTVPGSKSITNRAFILAALAESPSVLKDPLVSRDTHLMGAALRSMGIGVELIGDDVHITPGPLRGGSVDCGLAGTVMRFTPAVAAFASGDVRFDGDPYARKRPMTEILDGLRALGVEITGDGLPFTVHGTGSALGGVVEIDASSSSQFVSGLLLAGARFEQGITVKHTGASLPSMPHIEMTVDMLRLAGVEVTSQETEWTVNPGPILGCTWMIEPDLSNATPFLAAAAVTGGVVRIPHWPLRTTQPGDVIRDILDRMGCEVDLYSEGPTYTLQVRGPQRRDLKGISLDMSDIGELAPTVAALAALASTPSELTGIAHLRGHETNRLAALTTEINKLGGTCEELGDGLRITPAPLHGGEWNSYDDHRMATAGAIIGLAVEGVSVENIGTTAKTLPGFEHMWADMVRG
- a CDS encoding HypC/HybG/HupF family hydrogenase formation chaperone; its protein translation is MCLGVPARVISTGDTTSPMPMGEIDIKGERRPCCFAYTPDARPGDWVLIQTGFAMQLLDDDSAQAALATIDEFNLLPSQHEPPLHR
- a CDS encoding nickel-dependent hydrogenase large subunit; the encoded protein is MARIKLPIDAVVDPLAVSVIVEGDAARFDVAGVPRVDPHLVGRPAHTVPTLVTRLCGLCPVTHHLAGMRALDHLVDQPVDDTARAVRALLHHGSVFDVMGPRLAPTHALELKRFGKAVLSAAGCPGHFPDVAVPGGVRAAADPDLVATLVDELPRIQTIVDKLQGDPWQPPTTPLDVWVSNGDKWDPLGDFLQAEELIPISEIPQRIRETRPGEINPHPQIIVDGTWHDYRVGPASRHPEMSPAQAQIATLHDSLYALRTLLDDPALTTPVTAPDLPLRDGTGVGVVDGPRGLLIHEYEVRESIVTRARILSPTAQNEPWLAEMLTHVIAHGGDARAVEEPIRAADPCLPCTNAPRGMMNVTIKEK